In Nostoc edaphicum CCNP1411, the sequence GTCTTTGGGGATGCGTCTGGGGTGGCTGTGCAAATGTCTGGGGTATACATGGAGATCACCAAGCGCAAGCAAGCTGAGGATGCGCTAGAAGTTCATGCTAAACAGCAAGCAATGGTGGCAGAAATAAGTCAAATCGCCCTAGCTAGTACAGACTTGACTACACTAATGAACTCATGTGTGACAATGGTCGCCCAATGTCTCAAAGTTCAGTCTTGCAAAATTTTGGAGATGCTGCCAGACGATGGTAGATTACTGCTACGGGCTGGAGTTGGTTGGCAACCTGGACTGGTGGGAAAGGCTACCGTTAGCGCCGGGAGCAATTCTCAAGCTGGCTATACCCTACTTTCCCACGAACCAGTAATTGTTGATGACCTGAGCGCCGAAACACGATTTAATGGGCCACCACTGCTACATGACCATCAAGTAGTGAGCGGCATTAGCGTAGTGATTCATGGCAAAGAGCGTCCTTTTGGTGTCTTCGGGGCACACACAACCAGACACCACACTTTTACCAAAGATGATGTTTCTTGTCTCCAAGCGGTTGCCAACATTCTGGCGACAGCCATTGAGCGCCAACGGGTGGAAGACGCACTTAGAGAAAGCGAAGAACGCTGTCAGTTAGCTGTGCAGGGCAATAATGATGGCATTTGGGACTGGAACGTTAAAAATAATCAAGTATTTTTCTCAACTCGCTGGAAAGAAATGCTTGGTTACCAAGAACATGAGATTTCCAATCATTTCGATGAATGGGCAACACGAGTGCATCCCGATGATATTGGATTTGTCAGACAAGCGATCGCTGATCACTTTGCCAAAATTACCCCATTTTTTATCAGCGAACATCGAGTCCGGTGTAAAGATGACACCTACAAATGGATTTTGGATCGCGGTCAGGCAGTATGGGATGAAGATGGTAATGTAGTGCGAATGACAAGTTGCCATACAGATATCACTGAACGCAAACAAGCAGAAGAACAATTGCGTCAGAGCGAAGAACGTTTCCAAATAGTTGCTCGTGCTAGCAATGATCTTTTATGGGACTGGGATTTGCTGACTGATGAGGTGTGGTGGAATCAAGCTTTACAAACACTTTTTGGTTACTCGATAGAGCAAATAACATTGAATGTTTATTGGTGGTATGAACACATACATCCAGACGACAGGCAGAGAATCGCCTCAGAAACGATGGCACTGATAGATAGCGGTAGAACATTATGGTTAAATGAATACCGCTTTCGTCGCGGCAATGGTTCTTATGCCTATGTTTTTGATCGCGGCTATGTGATTCACGATAAGACCGGCAAACCAGTGCGAATGATTGGTGCGATGATGGATATTAGCGAACGGCAAGCTGCACAACGCGATCGCAATCGAGCACAAGCAGAATTAGAACGCCAAAATATGCGATCGCAATTGTTCGCTAATATCACCCTAAAAATTCGGCAGTCTTTACAAATCGATGAAATTCTTCAAACCAGCGTCATAGAGGTGCAAAAGTTACTGCTTGCCGACCGTGTTTTAATCCTGCGCCTACAGCCAGACGGTTCTTTTATGGCGGTGCAAGAGTCAGTAGTTCCAGGCTTACCTGTTATTCTGGGGCAACAAATTATCGACCCTTGCTTTCGCGACGATTACATTGAGCAGTACCGTCAAGGGCTAATTAGTTCTATGAACGACATCAAGGAAGCTAATATCCTACCTTGCCACGCCGAATTTCTAAAACAATTTGCCGTTCAAGCCAACCTTGTAGTCCCAATTTTCCTCAAAAATCAACTGTGGGGGCTGTTAATTGCCCATCAGTGCGCCCATCCCCGCCAGTGGACTGGCTGGGAAATTGAACTTTTACAACAGCTGGCAGATCAAATAGGCATTGCCTCAACTCAGAGCCTAATCCTAGAACAAGAAACTCGGCAGCGGCAAGAACTCGCTCGTTCCAATAAAGAACTGCAACAATTTGCATTTGTTGCCTCCCACGATTTGCAAGAGCCACTACGTAAGATTACAACCTTTGGCGATCGGCTTAAAACCACCTGTGGCGACACATTAACCGAACAAGGACGTGATTACTTAGAACGGATGCAGAATGCTGCCAACAGAATGCAGACATTGATTGAAGACTTATTAACACTTTCACGAGTTACTACCAGGGCGCAGCCTTTTGTATCAGTAAATCTGGCAAAGATTGCCCAAGAGGTATTGTGTGATTTAGAAGTGTATATCCAGCAAACTGGCGCAAGTGTAGAAATAGCAGAGTTACCCACCATTCAAGCCGATCCTTTACAGATGCGCCAATTGTTGCAAAATCTGCTTGGTAACGCCCTCAAATTCCACCGCCTCCAGACACCACCTCTAATCAAAATTTATGGTAATATTTTAAACGATCAAGCAGATAACATATCCGCTAATTCTGAACTCTGTCAAATCATCGTAGAAGATAATGGTATTGGTTTTGAAGAAAAATATCTTGATCGGATTTTCAATGTTTTTCAACGTTTGCATAGTAGCATTGAATACGAAGGTACTGGCATAGGTCTAGCGATATGCCGGAAAATTGCCGAGCGTCATCATGGAAATATCACAGCTCAAAGCATACCTGGGCAAGGAGCAAAGTTTATAGTCACATTGTCAATTAATTCTCATTCTTGATTTTTATTCCTGGAGAGGGATTAATACTAGATCCCAAAATTAGCTTAATTGTACAATTGCACCCTGTAATTTGTAGGACTCATGCATTGTACAAATCAACCATCATGTTAATTATTAATACAATTCGATAATTTCAGGCTATTGGTGACTACGACGGCAGTTTGTGATTAGATATCGCTTGCTAATAGCAAAAAAATAGCAACAGAATAAACCTTTTATATCTAAACATATAAATTG encodes:
- a CDS encoding PAS domain-containing protein, with product MNNLILVVDDDDFMRMHLNELLTEAGYHVVEASNGLEAIATYTRLHPDIVLLDALMPVMDGFSCCAQLQALPDGKDTPVLMISAFSDQVSVEKAFAVGATDFITKPIQWPILRQRLRRLQEASRAVEELRQQTAQAQLREAQFRMALDAARMGIWNWDLLTNKITWSDNLEALFGLEKGTFNYTYEAFISCIHPRDRDFVRRSHQQAIQNQVKYNIEFRVVLADGRIRFLASKGVVFGDASGVAVQMSGVYMEITKRKQAEDALEVHAKQQAMVAEISQIALASTDLTTLMNSCVTMVAQCLKVQSCKILEMLPDDGRLLLRAGVGWQPGLVGKATVSAGSNSQAGYTLLSHEPVIVDDLSAETRFNGPPLLHDHQVVSGISVVIHGKERPFGVFGAHTTRHHTFTKDDVSCLQAVANILATAIERQRVEDALRESEERCQLAVQGNNDGIWDWNVKNNQVFFSTRWKEMLGYQEHEISNHFDEWATRVHPDDIGFVRQAIADHFAKITPFFISEHRVRCKDDTYKWILDRGQAVWDEDGNVVRMTSCHTDITERKQAEEQLRQSEERFQIVARASNDLLWDWDLLTDEVWWNQALQTLFGYSIEQITLNVYWWYEHIHPDDRQRIASETMALIDSGRTLWLNEYRFRRGNGSYAYVFDRGYVIHDKTGKPVRMIGAMMDISERQAAQRDRNRAQAELERQNMRSQLFANITLKIRQSLQIDEILQTSVIEVQKLLLADRVLILRLQPDGSFMAVQESVVPGLPVILGQQIIDPCFRDDYIEQYRQGLISSMNDIKEANILPCHAEFLKQFAVQANLVVPIFLKNQLWGLLIAHQCAHPRQWTGWEIELLQQLADQIGIASTQSLILEQETRQRQELARSNKELQQFAFVASHDLQEPLRKITTFGDRLKTTCGDTLTEQGRDYLERMQNAANRMQTLIEDLLTLSRVTTRAQPFVSVNLAKIAQEVLCDLEVYIQQTGASVEIAELPTIQADPLQMRQLLQNLLGNALKFHRLQTPPLIKIYGNILNDQADNISANSELCQIIVEDNGIGFEEKYLDRIFNVFQRLHSSIEYEGTGIGLAICRKIAERHHGNITAQSIPGQGAKFIVTLSINSHS